The following coding sequences are from one Natrarchaeobius halalkaliphilus window:
- a CDS encoding CBS domain-containing protein, protein MPVTNLARSDVVTASTDESVQQLATMMDDESIGSVVITDGSEPVGIVTDRDLAIHLVAEAESPDDVTAADVMSSDLCTIEHDGGFYEATELMSEHGVRRLPVVDGDGSLSGIITIDDLNELLADEHQQLAAVVQAQRPPYE, encoded by the coding sequence ATGCCCGTAACAAACCTCGCGCGAAGCGATGTCGTCACGGCGTCGACGGACGAATCGGTACAGCAACTCGCGACGATGATGGACGACGAGAGCATCGGTAGTGTCGTTATCACCGACGGTTCCGAGCCGGTCGGGATCGTGACCGACCGCGATCTGGCGATCCACCTCGTTGCCGAAGCCGAGAGTCCCGACGACGTTACCGCAGCAGACGTTATGTCGTCGGATCTGTGTACGATCGAGCACGACGGCGGCTTCTACGAGGCGACCGAGCTCATGAGCGAACACGGCGTTCGTCGCCTACCCGTCGTCGACGGCGACGGATCGCTCTCCGGGATCATCACGATCGACGATCTGAACGAACTGCTCGCGGACGAACACCAGCAACTCGCCGCTGTCGTTCAGGCACAGCGGCCACCCTACGAGTAA
- a CDS encoding sulfatase family protein — MTDSRPNIILMQCHDLGQYLGCYGTDVETPRIDELAESGALFENHFVTAPQCSPSRGSFMTGRYPHVNGLMGLAHGNWELEAGETILPQYLSRNGYETHLFGLQHITQDTDRLEYDYVHSEGNLYPGVSPSVHQVNRARSVADVVSGFLDRGAFESPFFATVGFFELHRVEEENGRFGFDGDRYDTDDPDEVRPLSYLPDRRGIRHDVAEMHGMVYALDDAVGTILDSLESTDLSQETLVIFTTEHGIAFPRAKGSCYDAGIEAALVLRCPEIADDGSRYDELISNVDVLPTLLDLLEIEIPATLDGRSFASMLSDDGAYASHDHIFAEMTWHDMYNPVRAVRTDRYKYIRSFWHLPKVYLTKDIFASEAGRMVRETDGVPPRPYEELYDLTESPQEDENVVYEPKYQETRLDLSRILREWMIETDDPLLNGPVPPGDYEEITAWPSDDT; from the coding sequence ATGACCGACTCGAGGCCGAACATCATCCTGATGCAGTGTCACGATCTCGGACAGTATCTCGGCTGTTACGGGACCGACGTCGAGACGCCGCGGATCGACGAGTTGGCCGAAAGCGGCGCGCTCTTCGAAAATCACTTCGTGACGGCACCGCAGTGTTCGCCGAGTCGCGGCAGTTTCATGACCGGGCGATACCCACACGTCAACGGCCTGATGGGGCTTGCCCACGGCAACTGGGAACTCGAGGCGGGCGAGACGATCCTCCCCCAGTACCTCAGCCGGAACGGCTACGAGACCCACCTATTCGGCCTCCAACACATCACGCAGGATACTGATCGACTGGAGTACGACTACGTCCATTCGGAGGGGAACCTCTATCCGGGCGTTTCGCCGTCGGTCCATCAGGTCAACCGGGCACGGAGCGTCGCTGACGTCGTTTCGGGGTTTCTCGATCGAGGAGCGTTCGAGTCACCGTTTTTCGCCACCGTTGGATTCTTCGAACTCCACCGCGTCGAAGAGGAGAACGGACGGTTCGGGTTCGACGGCGACCGGTACGACACCGACGATCCGGACGAGGTACGACCGCTGTCGTATCTCCCCGACCGTCGCGGGATTCGCCACGACGTAGCGGAGATGCACGGAATGGTGTACGCCCTCGACGACGCCGTCGGAACCATACTCGATAGCCTCGAGTCGACCGATCTGAGCCAAGAGACACTCGTGATCTTTACGACCGAACACGGGATCGCGTTCCCACGAGCCAAAGGGAGTTGTTACGATGCCGGTATCGAGGCGGCGCTCGTACTGCGCTGTCCGGAGATCGCTGACGACGGGAGTCGGTACGACGAACTCATCAGCAACGTCGACGTGTTGCCGACGCTGCTCGACCTCCTCGAGATAGAGATTCCGGCGACGCTCGATGGGCGGAGTTTCGCGTCCATGTTGAGCGACGACGGAGCGTACGCGAGCCACGATCACATCTTCGCGGAAATGACGTGGCACGACATGTACAATCCGGTCCGAGCCGTTCGAACGGACCGCTACAAGTACATTCGGAGCTTCTGGCACCTTCCGAAGGTGTATCTCACGAAAGACATCTTCGCGAGCGAGGCCGGCCGGATGGTTCGGGAGACGGACGGCGTTCCGCCGCGGCCCTACGAGGAACTGTACGACCTCACCGAGAGTCCACAGGAGGACGAAAACGTCGTGTACGAACCGAAATATCAGGAGACCCGTCTCGATCTCTCCAGAATCCTTCGCGAGTGGATGATCGAAACGGACGATCCGCTGCTAAACGGACCCGTTCCACCCGGTGATTACGAGGAGATCACCGCCTGGCCGTCGGACGACACCTGA
- a CDS encoding universal stress protein, which produces MAVLVPIDDSEPAMSAVEHAAETFPDRDLTLLHVISPNTSMYGEAAAFAYDEIVESQREAAEELFEEVTDVFATHDRSVTTETIVGDPARSIVEFAENEGVDHIVIGSHGRSGASRVLLGSVAERVVRRAPVPVTVVR; this is translated from the coding sequence ATGGCCGTTCTCGTTCCGATCGACGACTCGGAGCCGGCGATGAGCGCAGTCGAACACGCCGCGGAGACGTTTCCCGATCGCGATCTCACGTTGTTGCACGTCATCTCACCGAATACGAGCATGTACGGCGAAGCGGCCGCCTTTGCCTACGACGAGATAGTCGAATCTCAGCGAGAGGCTGCCGAAGAACTGTTCGAGGAGGTCACTGACGTCTTCGCGACCCACGACCGTTCCGTAACCACCGAGACGATCGTGGGTGATCCCGCTCGATCGATCGTCGAGTTCGCGGAGAACGAGGGCGTCGATCACATCGTGATCGGTAGCCACGGCCGGTCGGGCGCATCACGCGTCCTGCTCGGAAGCGTTGCCGAGCGGGTCGTTCGTCGGGCACCGGTTCCGGTCACTGTCGTTCGCTAG
- a CDS encoding DUF2267 domain-containing protein, with the protein MNYKEFIGQVQHRLEYAQFGQAVRATRAVLTTLGERLQEGEATDLASPLPMEIDRYLTTADHGQRFDYQEFLDRVATREGVDRSDANYHAQQLLAVVSEVVPPGNLEKVDAQLPEDFEPLFEHVEQAPQ; encoded by the coding sequence ATGAACTACAAAGAATTCATCGGACAGGTCCAGCACAGACTCGAGTACGCACAGTTCGGACAGGCGGTTCGGGCGACCAGAGCGGTCCTGACGACGCTCGGTGAGCGCCTCCAGGAAGGCGAAGCGACCGACCTCGCGAGCCCGCTACCGATGGAGATCGATCGCTACCTCACCACGGCGGACCACGGCCAGCGCTTTGACTATCAGGAGTTCCTCGACCGCGTCGCAACCCGAGAGGGCGTCGATCGATCCGATGCGAACTACCACGCACAGCAACTGCTCGCCGTGGTCTCGGAGGTCGTTCCACCGGGGAATCTCGAGAAGGTCGACGCACAGCTACCCGAGGACTTCGAGCCACTCTTCGAACACGTAGAGCAAGCCCCGCAGTGA
- a CDS encoding sugar phosphate isomerase/epimerase family protein, translating into MDVGLTVGDSIERMERTIEGYDFAELSIAEGTETDEIDADRLEAVLDDAGAELCVHLPFKQVVVTPVTEINDAIRTYQTRLLEWAGSAGATKAVLHGTARNPHNTDLRPVFADQLEALGAAGADAGVELVVENVGHQKRGLQLTVLGDIARETETSVCFDVGHAYMEDGDDGVDRFLSRYGDLVSHLHVHDARSRGDTHIPIGAGEIDYDVVTKHLAGFDGTVALEVFTDDAALLRDTARRATAALEPR; encoded by the coding sequence ATGGACGTCGGTCTCACCGTTGGCGATTCGATCGAGCGGATGGAACGAACGATCGAGGGCTACGACTTCGCGGAGCTATCGATCGCCGAAGGAACGGAAACCGACGAGATCGATGCTGATCGCCTCGAGGCGGTTCTCGACGACGCCGGTGCCGAACTCTGCGTTCATCTCCCGTTCAAACAGGTCGTCGTGACCCCGGTAACCGAGATCAACGACGCGATTCGCACCTATCAGACGCGGTTACTCGAGTGGGCCGGTTCCGCCGGCGCGACGAAAGCCGTGCTTCACGGAACGGCCCGAAATCCACATAACACGGATCTCAGGCCGGTGTTTGCGGACCAACTCGAGGCGCTCGGCGCGGCCGGCGCCGACGCCGGCGTCGAACTCGTCGTCGAGAACGTCGGCCACCAGAAACGCGGACTCCAGTTGACGGTGCTCGGAGATATCGCTCGCGAAACGGAGACGAGCGTCTGCTTCGACGTCGGCCATGCGTACATGGAAGACGGTGACGACGGTGTCGACCGGTTTCTCTCGCGGTACGGCGATCTCGTCTCACACCTCCACGTTCACGACGCTCGAAGCCGCGGCGATACGCACATTCCGATCGGGGCCGGAGAAATCGACTACGATGTCGTCACGAAACACCTCGCGGGATTCGATGGAACGGTGGCACTCGAGGTGTTCACCGACGACGCCGCGCTCCTCCGTGATACGGCACGGCGGGCAACGGCCGCACTCGAGCCACGGTAA
- a CDS encoding ABC transporter ATP-binding protein, which translates to MTSLETKQEVPETDVEPTIKIDNLRKEFDVPGGIEVAVDGVSLDIGDGEFVTLVGPSGCGKTTTLRCIAGLETPTSGQITHEGEDLTYIPANKRNMAMMFQNIALYPHMTIVDNIAYPLKVIGVPKSERHEEAREAAEIMQIGELLDKYPGELSGGQRQRAALARTLVQDPVAFLMDEPLSDLDAKLKVEIRKEIQKVHKRLEKSTVYVTHDQEEAMTMSDRIAVMNDGQIEQVGTRDELYNYPVNTFVASFIGNPSINYFDGNVLDLSEERGAIDVHGTTIEFDVEYFSDSLSGSDVRVGFRPIAVSLEMNSSGGQFEGSLELLEPVDDRALATVDGPEGELRAHIPTNLPLEEEETVQIEIDTTDLYIFDGETEELVARSR; encoded by the coding sequence ATGACATCGCTCGAAACGAAACAGGAAGTGCCCGAGACGGATGTAGAACCGACGATCAAGATCGATAACTTGCGCAAGGAGTTCGACGTTCCCGGTGGGATCGAGGTCGCTGTTGACGGCGTCTCGCTCGATATCGGAGACGGCGAGTTCGTTACGCTGGTGGGTCCGTCGGGGTGTGGAAAGACCACCACGCTCCGGTGTATCGCGGGACTCGAGACGCCCACGAGCGGGCAGATCACCCACGAAGGTGAGGACCTGACGTACATTCCCGCGAACAAACGGAACATGGCGATGATGTTCCAGAACATCGCCCTGTATCCACATATGACGATCGTCGACAACATCGCGTATCCGCTCAAGGTTATCGGTGTTCCAAAGAGCGAGCGCCACGAAGAGGCCAGAGAGGCCGCGGAGATCATGCAGATCGGGGAGCTTCTGGACAAGTACCCTGGCGAACTCAGCGGCGGTCAACGCCAGCGAGCTGCCCTCGCGCGCACGCTGGTTCAGGATCCGGTTGCGTTCCTCATGGACGAGCCGCTGAGCGATCTCGATGCGAAGCTGAAAGTCGAGATCAGAAAGGAGATTCAGAAGGTACACAAGCGCCTCGAGAAGTCGACGGTGTACGTCACCCACGATCAGGAAGAGGCGATGACGATGAGCGATCGGATTGCCGTCATGAACGACGGCCAGATCGAGCAAGTCGGAACGCGCGACGAACTGTACAATTATCCCGTTAATACGTTCGTCGCAAGCTTCATCGGCAATCCCAGCATCAACTACTTCGACGGCAACGTTCTGGATCTGAGCGAGGAGAGAGGCGCTATCGACGTCCACGGAACCACCATCGAGTTCGATGTTGAGTACTTCAGCGACTCGTTGAGCGGGTCGGACGTGAGGGTCGGTTTCCGTCCGATCGCCGTCTCGCTCGAGATGAACTCGAGCGGCGGACAGTTCGAAGGTTCCTTGGAGCTGTTGGAGCCGGTCGACGACCGCGCGCTCGCGACGGTCGACGGTCCTGAAGGGGAGCTCCGAGCACACATTCCGACCAACCTCCCGCTCGAGGAAGAAGAGACCGTCCAGATCGAAATCGATACCACGGATCTGTACATCTTCGACGGGGAAACCGAAGAACTCGTTGCGCGATCACGGTAG
- a CDS encoding carbohydrate ABC transporter permease, with product MTTKDTDSVHETLADRLPLWGSLSYPQRNRIMRWLGHGVLGVWVGIMLFPILWMLNSTIRLPATLQARDPPLISFELAHYGLDNLHYVLFFSSFPRYMFNSLLVTSGVIVLTVVASTFGGYGLARIDMPFKKTFARGVLFGYMFPAILLAIPMFIFWREIGILNSYIGLTLAHTALALPFSLWLMWKFFQTVPYSLEESAQVGGASRFRSMIEIAIPIAKPGIIAVAIFAFAISWNQYTIPKVIMSDQSMQVLTVGVEDFMIQDDTLYGPLMTASFITIIPAFIFVFTLQKYLIQGFRVEGNG from the coding sequence ATGACTACGAAGGACACAGATAGCGTTCACGAGACGTTGGCGGATCGATTGCCCCTGTGGGGGAGCTTGTCGTACCCACAGCGAAACCGAATCATGCGATGGCTCGGACACGGCGTTCTGGGCGTCTGGGTTGGGATCATGTTGTTCCCGATCCTCTGGATGCTCAACTCGACGATACGACTTCCGGCGACGCTCCAGGCGAGGGATCCGCCGCTCATCTCGTTCGAACTCGCCCACTACGGGTTGGACAACCTTCATTACGTGTTGTTCTTCTCGTCGTTCCCGCGGTACATGTTCAACAGCCTGCTCGTCACCTCCGGTGTGATTGTGTTGACCGTGGTTGCCTCGACGTTCGGAGGCTACGGACTCGCACGGATCGACATGCCGTTCAAAAAGACGTTCGCTCGAGGCGTCCTGTTTGGCTACATGTTCCCGGCCATCCTGCTGGCAATTCCGATGTTCATCTTCTGGCGAGAGATCGGTATCCTCAACTCCTACATCGGTCTGACCTTGGCGCACACGGCACTCGCTTTACCGTTTTCCCTGTGGCTGATGTGGAAGTTCTTCCAGACGGTTCCGTATTCATTGGAGGAGTCGGCACAGGTCGGGGGAGCAAGTCGATTCCGGTCGATGATCGAGATCGCGATACCGATCGCGAAACCCGGAATCATCGCGGTTGCGATCTTCGCTTTCGCGATCTCGTGGAATCAGTACACGATTCCGAAGGTAATCATGTCCGACCAGAGCATGCAGGTCCTCACGGTCGGCGTCGAGGACTTCATGATCCAGGACGACACGCTGTACGGACCTCTGATGACAGCAAGCTTTATCACGATTATCCCCGCATTTATCTTCGTGTTCACCTTGCAAAAGTATCTCATTCAAGGATTCCGAGTGGAGGGGAACGGCTAG
- a CDS encoding carbohydrate ABC transporter permease codes for MDHKSQTVHRTSSWHRVRDRLFETLSSKRNLALLTVLPALTLFALINIVPILWAIYAGFHDIFIFDPEWTWYGLENYRILWSDQQFHTSIIRSTTFAIGTVAFQATAGILIAVLVAREFRFNRFARAMVMMGYLIPTAIVAYMAYWMGNSTYGVVNWILLNLGLIDGMIAWFGDSTYAMISVIGVNWWKYTAFVVIMALARLQSIPDSHYEAARVSGASAWRQFRDITLPNLKGVIFIVLLLRGVWMFLHFDSVWILTRGGPGDSTMVSAVYAYETAFIGYDLGLTAAMSTVLFGILVVAAIIYFIVLEPEEEVRVE; via the coding sequence ATGGATCATAAGTCTCAAACTGTACATCGGACATCGAGTTGGCACCGCGTTAGGGATCGCCTCTTCGAAACCCTCTCGAGTAAGCGAAACCTCGCGCTCCTTACGGTGTTACCGGCGCTAACACTATTTGCGCTCATCAACATCGTTCCGATTCTGTGGGCGATATACGCGGGCTTCCACGATATCTTCATCTTCGACCCCGAGTGGACCTGGTACGGTCTCGAGAACTATCGGATACTCTGGTCTGACCAGCAGTTCCACACTTCGATCATCCGCTCGACCACGTTCGCGATCGGGACTGTCGCCTTTCAGGCGACTGCAGGGATTCTCATCGCGGTTCTGGTCGCCAGGGAGTTCCGTTTCAATCGGTTCGCCCGCGCGATGGTCATGATGGGGTACCTGATCCCGACGGCTATCGTCGCGTATATGGCTTACTGGATGGGGAACTCCACTTACGGGGTCGTCAACTGGATTTTACTCAACCTCGGCCTGATCGACGGCATGATCGCCTGGTTCGGGGATTCCACGTACGCGATGATCTCCGTCATCGGGGTGAACTGGTGGAAGTACACCGCGTTCGTCGTGATCATGGCTCTTGCCCGTCTACAGAGCATCCCTGACAGTCACTACGAGGCTGCACGGGTCAGCGGTGCCAGCGCGTGGCGCCAGTTCCGAGATATCACGCTCCCGAACCTCAAGGGGGTCATCTTCATCGTGCTCCTTCTCCGGGGCGTGTGGATGTTCCTCCACTTCGATAGCGTCTGGATTCTGACTCGAGGAGGTCCGGGTGACTCGACGATGGTGTCTGCGGTCTACGCCTACGAAACGGCGTTTATCGGATACGACCTCGGACTCACGGCGGCGATGTCCACCGTACTGTTCGGTATTCTGGTCGTCGCAGCAATCATCTATTTCATCGTCCTCGAACCTGAAGAGGAGGTGCGTGTCGAATGA
- a CDS encoding ABC transporter substrate-binding protein encodes MRDDASPHRVDSVKRRKVLKTVGGTSVALSIAGCAGDEEPDVGNGNGNGVDDVDADTGDIDPDEWADLEGQEVHILTQESSEDYQRYWQELAERFNAATGAYVRMEYTGFGMGLNERIAELVQAEDPPELSHLGHPDAATYGDLGQLADHSEVVDHWEDRWGDIPDGARFTVDGNDVFLPMLTNPYTNWYRDDVFDEVPDTWDSQLAMAEEHDEGQGGTRGAAFTMVTGDTNTTQTGFISYAWSAGAQFFGRDGSDAIDPVFDSEYLDETAETLEFMDQLYEFSDDNLDMTGGDINQAIGNELSYQVGWVGSRPKFYGEGTDFSGEIRPCVWPGKDGNHTPWGHVQGYASFEGADNEAAMEFLRFWAEPENFIGFYFADPIHNAPVIEEIRDSEEYQAELDALPDNWNVPEDLPFDHIDITNELPAETEPPNEHTGTIYDSQILLEMVRDVLVDNEDPETAASQRADEIRDLIQ; translated from the coding sequence ATGAGAGATGATGCCAGTCCACACAGGGTAGATAGTGTCAAGAGGCGGAAAGTACTCAAGACTGTTGGTGGGACGAGCGTTGCACTCTCCATCGCAGGCTGTGCGGGCGACGAAGAACCGGACGTCGGAAACGGGAACGGAAACGGTGTAGACGATGTCGATGCCGATACCGGTGACATCGATCCGGACGAGTGGGCCGATTTGGAGGGTCAGGAGGTCCATATCTTGACTCAGGAATCGAGTGAGGATTACCAGCGCTACTGGCAGGAACTCGCTGAACGGTTCAACGCCGCTACCGGGGCGTACGTTCGGATGGAGTACACCGGATTCGGTATGGGGCTCAACGAGCGAATCGCTGAGCTCGTTCAGGCGGAGGACCCACCGGAACTGTCTCACCTCGGTCACCCGGACGCGGCGACCTACGGTGATCTCGGACAGCTGGCCGACCACAGCGAGGTCGTCGATCACTGGGAGGATCGGTGGGGCGATATTCCGGACGGTGCGCGATTCACTGTTGACGGAAACGACGTCTTCCTTCCGATGCTCACGAACCCCTACACGAACTGGTACCGGGACGACGTGTTCGACGAGGTCCCGGACACCTGGGACAGTCAGCTCGCGATGGCCGAAGAGCACGACGAGGGCCAGGGCGGGACTCGAGGTGCCGCGTTCACGATGGTCACAGGGGATACGAATACGACGCAGACAGGATTCATCTCCTACGCCTGGTCGGCGGGCGCTCAGTTCTTCGGACGAGACGGGAGCGACGCAATCGATCCGGTCTTCGACTCGGAGTACCTCGACGAAACCGCCGAGACGCTCGAGTTCATGGATCAGCTCTACGAGTTCTCCGACGACAACCTCGATATGACCGGGGGCGACATCAACCAGGCGATCGGGAACGAACTGTCGTACCAGGTCGGATGGGTCGGTTCTCGTCCGAAGTTCTACGGCGAAGGAACGGACTTTTCCGGAGAGATTCGACCGTGCGTCTGGCCGGGGAAGGACGGAAACCACACGCCGTGGGGTCACGTTCAGGGGTACGCTTCGTTCGAAGGCGCGGACAACGAGGCCGCGATGGAATTCCTCAGGTTCTGGGCGGAGCCGGAGAACTTCATCGGCTTTTACTTCGCCGATCCGATCCACAACGCTCCGGTCATCGAGGAGATCCGAGACTCCGAGGAGTACCAGGCCGAGCTGGACGCCCTTCCGGACAACTGGAACGTACCCGAGGATCTCCCGTTCGATCACATCGACATCACGAACGAGCTGCCCGCCGAAACGGAACCGCCGAACGAACACACGGGAACGATTTACGACAGCCAGATCCTGCTCGAGATGGTCAGGGACGTTCTCGTCGACAACGAAGATCCAGAAACTGCGGCAAGTCAGCGTGCCGATGAAATTCGAGATCTCATTCAATAA
- a CDS encoding fumarylacetoacetate hydrolase family protein encodes MKRIRFKEQTGSTRVGTYQDGMIDAAGRTYDVDDVDVLPPCSPSKIVCVGRNYAKHAEERGNDVPDRPLLFLKPPNTLAGHDDTIRVPEGKERIDHEAELCVVISEQCRNVSAENAEDVIEGYTCMNDVSNRDDQDKETNWVRGKAFDNSAPLGPVLASPDELPADAYVRTRVNGELRQDGSLEQLIFPIPELIEEITTYLTLEPGDVIATGTPDGVDRLNDGDEVEIEVEGVGTLSHRVVQ; translated from the coding sequence ATGAAGCGAATCCGATTCAAAGAGCAGACCGGAAGTACCCGTGTTGGAACGTACCAGGACGGAATGATCGACGCTGCGGGCCGAACGTACGACGTCGACGACGTCGACGTCTTGCCACCCTGCTCGCCGTCGAAGATCGTCTGCGTCGGGCGAAACTACGCGAAACACGCAGAAGAGCGAGGCAACGACGTCCCCGATCGACCGTTATTGTTCCTGAAGCCACCGAACACGCTCGCCGGACACGACGATACGATCCGAGTGCCCGAAGGTAAAGAGCGGATCGACCACGAGGCAGAACTCTGCGTCGTCATCAGCGAGCAGTGTCGAAACGTGTCGGCCGAGAACGCGGAGGACGTCATCGAGGGCTACACCTGCATGAACGACGTCTCCAACCGCGACGACCAGGACAAAGAAACGAACTGGGTTCGCGGGAAAGCCTTCGACAACTCGGCACCGCTCGGACCCGTCCTCGCTTCTCCGGATGAATTGCCCGCTGATGCGTACGTCCGGACGAGGGTAAACGGTGAGCTTCGCCAGGACGGATCGCTCGAGCAGCTAATCTTCCCGATCCCCGAACTCATCGAAGAGATAACGACCTATCTCACCCTCGAGCCGGGTGACGTGATCGCGACGGGAACCCCGGACGGGGTCGACAGGCTGAACGACGGTGACGAGGTCGAGATCGAGGTCGAGGGCGTCGGAACGTTGTCCCACCGGGTCGTCCAATAA
- a CDS encoding MFS transporter: MLSHALVHTYELTIPIFMVVWLVEFSATEALLGVVVAVGYALFGIGALPSGVISDKYGSQNLIAVCLVGMGLSFIILSFATNILMIAVAVCLWGAAASIYHPAGLSLISTAVKDSGSGFAYHGMAGNAGIALGPLCSVVLLWFTDWRAVSLVLAIPAFFAVVYILRADIDEMAAANLASDGSGGTGGPADAPSSPSFFESSKSLFLGGFALVFLVIVFNGLYYRGILTFLPELLADFVTIGGLEDGAGAEQFDGSDFIYVGILMVGILGQYVGGKATDRIPVERGLVAGYACLVVIALLYVPAAESGLIFLVFVSLLLGFCLFALQPMYQVAVAEYSPTDSRGLSYGYTYLAQFGVGAMGAAIVGIILTYSVVASVFFALAAFAVVASAFSVRLLMKR; encoded by the coding sequence ATGTTGTCACACGCACTCGTCCACACCTACGAGCTGACCATTCCGATATTTATGGTAGTGTGGCTTGTCGAATTCTCGGCTACCGAGGCACTGCTGGGTGTGGTCGTGGCGGTCGGGTACGCGCTATTCGGAATCGGTGCCTTGCCCAGCGGTGTGATTTCGGACAAGTACGGCTCACAGAACCTGATCGCTGTTTGTCTGGTTGGAATGGGTCTTTCGTTTATCATACTCAGCTTCGCCACCAATATCCTCATGATCGCCGTTGCCGTGTGTCTCTGGGGTGCAGCAGCGAGTATCTACCATCCAGCAGGACTCTCGCTGATCAGTACTGCGGTCAAAGACAGCGGTAGTGGGTTCGCGTATCACGGAATGGCCGGAAACGCCGGTATCGCTCTCGGTCCGTTGTGTTCAGTCGTTCTCCTCTGGTTTACGGACTGGAGAGCGGTTTCGCTCGTGCTTGCGATCCCTGCGTTCTTCGCGGTTGTGTACATCCTCAGAGCGGACATCGACGAGATGGCAGCGGCAAACCTCGCATCGGATGGATCGGGGGGGACCGGCGGTCCCGCTGATGCGCCCTCGTCTCCCTCTTTCTTCGAGTCGAGTAAATCCCTGTTCCTCGGCGGGTTCGCCCTGGTCTTTCTGGTTATCGTCTTCAACGGGCTCTACTACAGGGGGATACTCACGTTCCTCCCGGAGCTGTTGGCGGACTTCGTAACGATCGGTGGATTAGAGGACGGAGCCGGTGCCGAGCAGTTCGACGGCTCCGACTTCATCTACGTCGGAATCTTGATGGTCGGCATCCTCGGGCAGTACGTCGGCGGGAAGGCGACTGACCGAATCCCGGTCGAGCGCGGACTCGTCGCCGGATACGCGTGTCTGGTCGTCATCGCGTTGCTCTACGTCCCCGCCGCCGAGTCCGGACTGATTTTCCTCGTCTTCGTGAGTTTGCTCCTCGGCTTCTGTCTGTTCGCGTTGCAGCCGATGTATCAGGTCGCCGTTGCCGAGTACTCCCCGACGGACTCGCGGGGACTGTCGTACGGATATACATATCTGGCCCAGTTCGGCGTCGGTGCGATGGGTGCGGCTATCGTGGGAATCATCCTTACGTACAGCGTCGTCGCATCCGTCTTCTTCGCACTCGCGGCGTTTGCCGTCGTGGCGTCCGCGTTCAGCGTTCGTCTCCTGATGAAACGCTAA